From Desulfovibrio sp. TomC, a single genomic window includes:
- a CDS encoding ATP-binding protein: MERQELGYVAAVEGAELTVVLGDDVFATVTVGDMVVIPSSRSLVFGLVQTLLTPSPAATVTPGDRHLARVALLGESLGTEDAAFTFQRGVSHNPCLGAAVCRTDSADLARIYAKPSKSSVVVGALHQDSDVPAYVIVDDFLGKHFAVLGTTGSGKSCTVAVLLRSILTAHRNGHIVLLDPHDEYAAAFGDMAEMVTPDTLVLPYWLLDFEEMVQVFCSTGQPYREVEANILKDCVMAAKAEYLRGSSGGDEAGLTIDTPVPYRLARVTELLKIGMGKLDKPESSIPYMRLMSRIDTLRRDRRFSFMFGQLTVEDVMGEVLARYLRLPADGRPMTIFNLAGVPSEIVDVVVSVLCRLIFDFALWTKRGTGVPILLVCEEAHRYVPRDSAVAFGPTRRALSRIAKEGRKYGVSLGLITQRPSEISETVLSQVNTLFSLRMSNEQDQLFVRRAMPENAAGLLAALPALRTQEAVVVGEGVPVPMRIRLRELSADERPRSDTARFSEVWSGPCNDKNFIADTLDRWRRQIR, from the coding sequence ATGGAACGACAGGAACTCGGCTATGTGGCGGCGGTAGAAGGCGCGGAATTGACCGTGGTCCTTGGGGACGACGTTTTTGCCACAGTGACGGTGGGCGACATGGTGGTCATCCCTTCGTCGCGCTCCCTGGTCTTTGGGCTGGTGCAGACCCTTCTCACCCCGTCTCCGGCGGCAACGGTGACCCCTGGCGACCGGCACTTGGCCCGGGTGGCCCTTCTGGGCGAGAGCCTTGGCACTGAGGACGCCGCGTTCACCTTCCAGCGCGGCGTTTCCCACAACCCGTGCCTAGGGGCGGCGGTGTGCCGGACCGACAGCGCCGATCTGGCCCGCATCTACGCCAAGCCGAGCAAATCCAGCGTGGTGGTCGGGGCCTTGCATCAGGACTCGGACGTGCCGGCCTATGTCATCGTGGACGATTTTCTCGGCAAACATTTCGCCGTGCTCGGCACCACCGGTTCGGGCAAGTCCTGCACCGTGGCCGTGCTGTTGCGTTCCATTCTGACCGCCCACCGAAACGGCCACATCGTGCTCCTCGATCCCCACGACGAATACGCCGCCGCCTTTGGCGACATGGCCGAGATGGTCACCCCCGACACCTTGGTCCTGCCCTACTGGCTGCTCGATTTCGAGGAGATGGTGCAGGTTTTTTGCAGCACGGGCCAGCCCTACCGCGAGGTCGAGGCCAATATTCTCAAGGATTGCGTCATGGCGGCCAAGGCCGAATATCTGCGCGGCAGCAGCGGGGGCGACGAGGCCGGGCTGACCATCGACACGCCGGTGCCCTACCGGCTGGCCCGGGTGACGGAGCTGCTCAAGATCGGCATGGGCAAACTCGACAAGCCCGAAAGTTCCATCCCCTATATGCGCCTGATGAGCCGCATCGATACCCTGCGCCGCGACCGCCGGTTTTCCTTCATGTTCGGCCAGCTCACCGTGGAAGACGTCATGGGCGAGGTGCTGGCCCGCTACCTGCGCCTGCCCGCCGATGGACGGCCCATGACGATTTTCAATCTGGCCGGCGTGCCGTCGGAAATCGTGGATGTGGTGGTCTCGGTCCTGTGCCGGCTCATCTTCGATTTCGCCCTGTGGACCAAGCGGGGCACCGGCGTCCCCATTTTGCTCGTGTGCGAGGAGGCCCACCGCTATGTGCCGCGCGATTCCGCCGTGGCCTTCGGTCCCACCCGGCGGGCGCTCTCGCGCATTGCCAAGGAAGGCCGCAAGTATGGGGTGTCGCTGGGGCTTATCACCCAGCGGCCCTCGGAAATCTCGGAAACCGTGCTGTCCCAGGTCAATACGCTTTTTTCCCTGCGCATGAGCAACGAGCAGGACCAGCTGTTCGTGCGTCGGGCCATGCCGGAAAATGCCGCCGGCCTGCTGGCCGCCCTCCCGGCCCTGCGTACCCAGGAAGCGGTGGTGGTGGGCGAGGGCGTGCCTGTGCCCATGCGCATCCGATTGCGGGAACTGTCCGCCGATGAGCGGCCAAGAAGCGATACCGCCCGGTTCTCAGAGGTCTGGAGCGGGCCGTGTAACGATAAGAACTTTATCGCCGACACCCTGGACCGGTGGCGTCGGCAGATCCGCTGA
- a CDS encoding response regulator — MGAAETRPEVMRLLVADDERRILDLFTEILAPSDDILDGLDGLGAGHAVQEQSFELTLCRQGEQAVAAFQAAAAENRPYAVAFVDVRMPPGRGGLAAAEEIRAIDPWVQIVVVTAFTDVDPVTIARRVPPADKLLYIQKPFHPQEIMQFATSLCAKWRAERDFKALKSRLETLVYERTAALASANRKLTREMEERERVTHLIESAKREWEGTFDSVQDLVVVIGRDCAVRRLNLAMAHRLGLAPRDVVGRPCSFVFDAEDKPGERSADILEMTDGRYHSREIAIPRLHGEFLITSSPLTHADDAPLATVFVAHDITERKNLERRLRQSQKMEAIGTLAGGIAHDFNNILGIIMGFAEMIEGEAPADTPLARRVGHILAACRRARDLVLQILSFSRQNDQEANHLRVGPLVRETLKLIRATVPNTIAITEMIKPGRDAILAEPSQIQQIIMNLCSNAAQAMRETGGILEVGLEEMAAGNCPLPGESGLADCLHLWVRDTGPGIAPDILERIFDPFFTTKKPGEGTGMGLSVAHGVVRKYKGEIKVKSQPGRGATFDVYLPLAANAPDEPAVPVADPAMGRGRILLVDDEQALADIGRELVESLGYKVVAQSDPKQALALFRNDPAAFDLLITDQNMPGLTGAELAKAALALRPELPVLMLTGFSETMSKEGARAIGIRDLLLKPVLRRDLATAIEAALRPGA; from the coding sequence ATGGGAGCAGCGGAAACAAGGCCGGAAGTCATGCGTCTGCTCGTGGCCGACGACGAGCGGCGTATTCTGGACCTGTTCACCGAAATTCTGGCCCCGTCCGACGACATCCTGGACGGACTCGACGGTCTGGGAGCGGGGCATGCCGTCCAGGAGCAAAGTTTTGAACTGACGCTTTGCCGGCAGGGCGAGCAGGCCGTGGCTGCCTTTCAGGCTGCGGCCGCAGAAAATCGCCCCTATGCCGTGGCCTTTGTCGATGTCCGGATGCCTCCCGGGCGCGGCGGTCTGGCTGCGGCCGAAGAAATCCGGGCTATTGATCCCTGGGTCCAGATTGTGGTGGTCACGGCCTTTACCGACGTCGATCCGGTGACCATTGCCCGGCGCGTGCCCCCGGCGGACAAGCTTCTCTACATCCAAAAGCCTTTTCATCCCCAGGAGATCATGCAGTTCGCCACTTCGCTGTGCGCCAAGTGGCGGGCCGAGCGGGACTTCAAGGCGCTCAAAAGCCGGCTCGAAACCCTGGTCTACGAACGCACCGCCGCTCTGGCCAGCGCCAACCGCAAGCTGACCCGGGAAATGGAGGAGCGCGAACGGGTCACCCATCTCATCGAATCAGCCAAACGGGAATGGGAAGGCACCTTTGACTCCGTCCAGGACCTCGTCGTGGTCATCGGCCGCGACTGCGCCGTGCGCCGCCTCAATCTGGCCATGGCCCACCGCCTGGGCCTGGCCCCGCGCGACGTGGTGGGGCGGCCATGCTCCTTTGTCTTTGATGCCGAGGACAAGCCCGGCGAGCGCAGCGCCGACATCCTGGAAATGACCGACGGCCGCTACCACTCCCGGGAAATTGCCATCCCGAGGCTCCACGGCGAATTTCTCATCACCTCTTCGCCGCTCACCCATGCCGACGACGCCCCCTTGGCCACGGTCTTCGTGGCCCATGACATCACCGAACGCAAAAATCTCGAACGCCGGCTGCGCCAGAGCCAGAAAATGGAAGCCATCGGCACCCTGGCCGGCGGCATCGCCCACGATTTCAACAACATCCTCGGCATCATCATGGGCTTTGCCGAGATGATCGAAGGCGAGGCCCCGGCCGATACGCCGCTGGCGAGGCGCGTCGGCCACATCCTGGCCGCCTGTCGCCGGGCCCGCGATCTGGTCTTGCAGATCCTGTCGTTTAGCCGCCAAAACGATCAGGAGGCCAACCACCTGCGCGTCGGGCCGCTGGTGCGCGAAACCTTGAAGCTTATCCGGGCCACCGTTCCGAACACCATTGCCATCACCGAAATGATCAAACCCGGCCGCGACGCCATTTTGGCCGAACCGTCCCAGATCCAGCAGATCATCATGAACCTGTGCTCCAACGCCGCCCAGGCCATGCGCGAGACCGGCGGCATCCTGGAAGTGGGGCTGGAGGAGATGGCTGCCGGAAATTGCCCGCTGCCCGGCGAATCCGGCCTGGCCGACTGCCTGCATCTGTGGGTGCGCGATACCGGTCCGGGCATTGCCCCGGACATCCTGGAGCGCATCTTCGATCCCTTTTTTACGACCAAAAAGCCCGGGGAAGGCACGGGCATGGGGCTGTCCGTGGCCCATGGCGTGGTGCGCAAGTACAAGGGCGAGATCAAGGTCAAAAGCCAGCCCGGGAGGGGCGCGACCTTTGACGTCTACCTGCCCCTGGCCGCCAACGCCCCGGATGAGCCGGCCGTGCCCGTGGCCGATCCGGCCATGGGGCGCGGGCGCATCCTGCTCGTTGACGACGAGCAGGCCCTGGCCGACATCGGCCGGGAACTGGTGGAATCCCTGGGTTACAAAGTGGTGGCCCAGAGCGATCCGAAACAGGCCCTGGCCCTTTTTCGCAACGACCCCGCCGCCTTCGATCTGCTTATTACCGATCAGAACATGCCGGGCCTGACCGGGGCTGAACTGGCCAAGGCCGCCCTGGCTCTGCGCCCGGAACTGCCGGTGCTGATGCTCACCGGCTTTAGCGAGACCATGAGCAAGGAAGGGGCGCGGGCCATCGGCATCCGCGACCTGCTGCTCAAACCTGTGCTGCGCCGCGATCTGGCCACAGCCATAGAGGCGGCTCTGCGCCCGGGGGCGTAG
- a CDS encoding tetratricopeptide repeat protein: MKRQLRTGIVLVVVGLGLLALAGCGASAGKGKGPGAAATGNSSIAAGDAAMARGDRGEAGRLYLAALNSGADAATAHTRLGDLYLGTGAYPQALDAYQQAIKANPKYAPALQGIGFALYLGGGRGQAGPYLTKALALDPGLSRAAALLGTLENRDGHPDVALAVSDASLAKAFDADVENNRGISLLLLGRGEEAASAFHKAVASKKSVKFSNNLGLALCRLGRYDEAYAAFAGVGSESAALNNLGVCYMEAGNKDKAQEFFEKAIAANPRFYPQAHENLSRLSAVEEVTLPAVVATQPAAPVGQPTAVPFPAQSAPAVQPAVPQGHPLPPAAASKPAASKAATAAPKAPASPAPAPAAPIIPVAPDTPVISVGAPSETPAPTPTPAAAQAPASAAVPAPAAPGQPAPPSPAAAQAPGASAPGSSVQGPKPFTPAAAPVQARPAAVQPERAKARPGAKPSAAEKNDRSEMP; the protein is encoded by the coding sequence GTGAAAAGGCAGTTGCGAACGGGCATCGTTCTCGTGGTTGTGGGGCTGGGTCTGCTGGCCCTGGCCGGTTGCGGGGCTTCGGCAGGCAAGGGCAAGGGGCCGGGCGCGGCCGCAACAGGCAACTCGAGTATTGCCGCCGGAGATGCGGCCATGGCCCGGGGCGATCGGGGCGAGGCCGGCCGGCTGTATCTGGCGGCGCTCAACTCCGGGGCCGACGCCGCCACGGCCCATACCCGCCTGGGCGACCTGTATCTCGGCACGGGGGCCTATCCCCAGGCTCTTGACGCCTATCAGCAGGCCATCAAGGCCAACCCCAAGTATGCTCCGGCCCTGCAGGGCATTGGTTTCGCCCTGTACCTGGGCGGTGGCCGGGGGCAGGCTGGTCCGTATCTGACCAAGGCCCTGGCCCTGGACCCGGGGCTCTCCCGGGCCGCGGCCCTGCTGGGAACGCTTGAAAACCGCGACGGCCACCCGGATGTGGCCCTGGCCGTGTCCGACGCCTCCCTGGCCAAGGCGTTCGACGCCGACGTGGAGAACAATCGCGGCATCTCGCTTTTGTTGCTCGGACGCGGCGAAGAAGCGGCCAGCGCCTTCCACAAGGCGGTCGCTTCGAAAAAATCCGTCAAATTTTCCAACAATCTTGGATTGGCCCTGTGCAGACTCGGCCGCTACGACGAGGCCTATGCCGCCTTCGCCGGTGTGGGCTCGGAATCGGCAGCGCTCAATAACCTCGGCGTGTGCTACATGGAGGCCGGCAACAAGGACAAGGCCCAGGAGTTTTTCGAGAAAGCCATTGCCGCCAATCCGCGTTTCTATCCCCAGGCCCATGAGAACCTGTCCCGGCTCTCGGCCGTGGAAGAGGTGACCCTGCCGGCAGTCGTCGCCACCCAGCCGGCGGCCCCGGTCGGACAGCCGACGGCCGTGCCGTTCCCGGCGCAAAGCGCCCCGGCGGTCCAGCCAGCCGTCCCCCAGGGCCACCCGCTGCCCCCGGCTGCCGCGTCCAAGCCGGCCGCGTCCAAAGCAGCCACAGCCGCTCCCAAGGCCCCGGCGTCGCCCGCACCTGCCCCGGCGGCCCCGATCATTCCCGTCGCCCCGGACACCCCGGTCATTTCGGTTGGGGCTCCGTCAGAGACCCCAGCCCCGACCCCGACCCCGGCAGCAGCCCAAGCCCCAGCCTCGGCGGCAGTCCCGGCCCCGGCGGCTCCTGGGCAACCGGCTCCGCCCTCGCCGGCCGCAGCACAAGCTCCGGGGGCCTCGGCCCCGGGCTCGTCCGTCCAGGGACCCAAACCGTTTACGCCGGCGGCAGCCCCGGTCCAGGCCCGGCCCGCCGCGGTCCAGCCGGAACGGGCCAAGGCCCGGCCCGGGGCCAAACCGTCCGCTGCCGAAAAAAACGATCGATCAGAAATGCCTTGA
- a CDS encoding TadE/TadG family type IV pilus assembly protein, translating to MIDLSIDNGSDPLAEPAETGGFAQAVPHFLERQPAKPGATAAPSLATYLNINIKLSRPPFSPSGMILSDIGENTLPTMKRQDRAQHGNIAMKRFHREERGVAAIEAVLGMLILVPLLLVLVEASRALLEYSQLQNAAMEGARMVSRQNGDPSGVADYMKSLFQNSDASSTLAGQAPTVTVGSRDSSNNVTVQVDHVFSPFFASQSDSQGGSGLFSLVGTDALTLSAKVVTALPAPN from the coding sequence GTGATCGACCTGTCCATCGACAATGGATCAGACCCCCTGGCCGAGCCTGCGGAAACAGGCGGTTTCGCCCAGGCTGTTCCACATTTCCTGGAACGCCAACCGGCCAAACCCGGCGCAACGGCCGCCCCTTCTCTAGCAACATACTTAAATATAAATATAAAACTTTCAAGACCGCCGTTTTCACCTTCTGGCATGATTCTTTCAGACATAGGGGAAAATACGCTCCCCACAATGAAAAGGCAGGATCGTGCCCAACACGGGAATATCGCCATGAAACGATTCCATAGAGAGGAACGCGGCGTCGCAGCCATCGAAGCAGTCTTGGGGATGTTGATTCTTGTTCCGCTGCTTCTTGTGCTTGTCGAAGCGTCGCGGGCTCTGCTCGAATACTCCCAGCTGCAAAATGCGGCCATGGAAGGGGCACGAATGGTGTCTCGGCAAAACGGCGACCCGTCAGGCGTGGCCGATTACATGAAGAGCCTTTTCCAGAATTCCGACGCATCATCGACTCTCGCTGGGCAGGCGCCTACGGTCACCGTCGGTTCCCGGGACAGTTCCAACAACGTAACAGTGCAGGTGGACCATGTCTTCTCGCCTTTTTTCGCGTCGCAATCCGACAGCCAGGGCGGCTCAGGCCTTTTCAGCCTTGTGGGAACAGATGCGCTCACCCTTTCAGCCAAAGTCGTCACCGCGTTGCCGGCTCCAAACTGA
- a CDS encoding pilus assembly protein TadG-related protein produces the protein MRSPFQPKSSPRCRLQTETGDTRGASTVLVAASLLAVMAAAGVAVDYGRLYVEHNRLQNAVDSAALAGSLQLPDDPDVNNGKAEAAAKTNLLANDADAGNILVESGGATRSVCVTAEANVEMTVSKVIGMTDKTVSAEACAGYNDIELVMVLDSTGSMKGTPITNVKEAATNLVNLIMPASSDTATRSKIGLVPFQGKVRIDGNDPVTAEQNPDGVGVGCRNADGTLNNGKLRPEYSHTTTKTNIFYGYTISGVSTTSDKTCAGMSPIRALSSDKEDILSNIAALNAGAVTSGTLISEGIKWGRNVLSPAAPYVEGNTDKKVRKIMIVLTDGDTEDGRCSGSYASASKTINTYWTNAYFGQGLKPDTSTSPYATLSTATLTLAQIPDCKDGGLLNQYVINEANLAKNDTSYPVEIFSIRFGDSDTTDKSIMKQIASSKAGTDDHYFDAPDEAGIKEMFKKIGQQLGQRLMTRKEATTGTP, from the coding sequence ATGCGCTCACCCTTTCAGCCAAAGTCGTCACCGCGTTGCCGGCTCCAAACTGAGACCGGCGACACCCGGGGTGCGTCCACTGTCCTGGTTGCGGCCAGCCTGCTTGCCGTCATGGCCGCAGCCGGCGTGGCCGTGGACTATGGCCGCTTGTATGTGGAGCACAACCGCCTGCAAAATGCCGTTGATTCGGCGGCCCTGGCCGGCAGCCTCCAGCTCCCCGACGATCCGGACGTGAACAACGGCAAGGCTGAAGCGGCGGCGAAAACCAATCTGCTGGCCAACGACGCCGATGCCGGAAACATCCTGGTGGAATCCGGCGGGGCCACCCGCAGCGTGTGCGTGACGGCCGAGGCGAATGTGGAGATGACCGTTTCCAAGGTCATCGGCATGACGGACAAGACCGTCTCGGCCGAGGCCTGCGCCGGCTACAATGACATTGAACTGGTCATGGTCCTCGACTCCACCGGCAGCATGAAGGGCACGCCCATCACCAACGTCAAGGAAGCGGCCACGAATCTGGTCAACCTCATCATGCCGGCCTCGTCGGACACGGCCACCCGGTCCAAGATCGGTCTGGTCCCCTTCCAGGGCAAGGTGCGCATCGACGGCAACGACCCGGTGACGGCCGAGCAGAATCCCGACGGCGTGGGCGTTGGCTGCCGCAATGCCGACGGCACGCTCAACAACGGCAAGCTTCGCCCGGAATATTCCCACACCACGACCAAGACAAACATCTTCTACGGCTACACCATAAGCGGCGTGAGCACCACTTCGGACAAGACCTGCGCCGGCATGTCGCCCATCCGGGCCTTGTCGTCGGACAAGGAAGACATCCTGTCCAACATCGCGGCCTTAAACGCCGGCGCGGTGACTTCCGGGACGCTTATCAGCGAAGGCATCAAGTGGGGACGAAACGTGCTGTCGCCTGCAGCGCCCTATGTCGAGGGCAACACGGACAAGAAGGTGCGTAAGATCATGATCGTGCTCACCGACGGCGACACCGAGGACGGCCGCTGCAGCGGCTCCTATGCCTCGGCCTCCAAGACGATCAACACCTACTGGACCAACGCCTACTTCGGCCAGGGACTCAAGCCCGACACGTCAACGTCGCCCTATGCCACCCTGTCCACGGCCACCCTGACCCTGGCCCAGATTCCGGACTGCAAGGACGGCGGACTGCTCAACCAGTATGTCATAAACGAAGCCAACCTGGCCAAAAACGACACCAGCTATCCTGTGGAAATCTTCTCCATCCGCTTCGGCGACTCCGACACCACGGACAAAAGCATCATGAAGCAGATCGCCTCGTCCAAGGCCGGCACCGACGACCACTACTTCGACGCCCCGGATGAAGCCGGCATCAAGGAAATGTTTAAAAAGATCGGGCAGCAGCTCGGCCAGCGCCTCATGACCAGGAAGGAAGCCACCACAGGCACCCCGTAA
- a CDS encoding TadE/TadG family type IV pilus assembly protein, with protein MKAVHTLHAAPRGRDAAQTGSLVVEMALVLPILLSLLFGIIEIANILRIQLTLNNAVTTIAHDTAMRETSQDSAKQFMNDNNLVPMVKQSDSADAPTLTLSPTTTTSCKATPCTPFEVKLTYKYQALIQPMKPFFDNIQLSASTRKISEPW; from the coding sequence ATGAAGGCCGTCCATACCCTCCACGCAGCGCCCCGGGGCCGCGACGCCGCCCAGACAGGCAGTCTGGTCGTTGAGATGGCCCTGGTGCTGCCGATCCTCCTGAGCCTTCTTTTTGGCATCATCGAGATCGCCAATATCCTGCGCATCCAGCTGACCCTGAACAACGCCGTGACCACCATCGCCCACGATACGGCCATGCGCGAGACCAGCCAGGACTCGGCCAAGCAGTTCATGAACGACAACAACCTTGTTCCCATGGTCAAGCAGTCCGACTCGGCCGATGCGCCGACGCTGACCCTGTCGCCGACGACGACCACCAGCTGCAAGGCCACGCCGTGTACGCCGTTTGAAGTCAAGCTCACGTACAAGTATCAGGCCCTGATCCAACCCATGAAGCCCTTTTTCGACAATATTCAGCTGTCCGCCTCGACCCGCAAGATCTCCGAGCCGTGGTAG
- a CDS encoding type II secretion system F family protein has translation MDLFVIAVLVAASVGLVVYAAATLRDEGRKRQEMAGRAYAVANAAQLGGSARPGLLGWMESVGRRAAAWFGELVKPKEAKELSKTRSSLVQAGYRQPNAVELYWGIKAGFAFVGLVLGTLAAMSGRVSGQYKMFVVVALVAAGFYLPGFVLNSRVKARQKAIARSLPDALDMLVVCVEAGMGLDQAIYRVCQELTQKDPILSSELRLLTLELRAGKSRREALRNLSTRVGLEDLGSLVAMLIQTDMFGTSIAQTLRVYADSLRTKRFQLAEELAAKLPVKLLLPLMLFIFPTLLIVILGPAGIRIAQMLGSMHK, from the coding sequence ATGGATCTGTTCGTCATTGCCGTGCTGGTCGCCGCGAGCGTGGGCCTTGTCGTCTACGCGGCGGCGACGCTCCGTGACGAAGGCCGCAAACGCCAGGAGATGGCCGGTCGCGCCTATGCCGTCGCCAATGCGGCGCAGCTGGGCGGGAGCGCGCGACCGGGGTTGCTTGGCTGGATGGAGAGCGTCGGACGGCGGGCGGCGGCCTGGTTTGGCGAACTGGTCAAACCCAAGGAAGCCAAGGAACTGTCCAAAACACGGTCGTCCCTGGTCCAGGCCGGCTACCGACAGCCAAACGCGGTGGAACTGTATTGGGGCATCAAGGCCGGTTTCGCCTTTGTCGGGCTGGTGCTGGGCACGCTTGCGGCCATGTCCGGCCGGGTGTCCGGACAGTACAAGATGTTCGTGGTGGTGGCGCTGGTGGCCGCGGGGTTCTATTTGCCGGGGTTCGTTCTGAACTCCCGGGTCAAGGCCCGGCAAAAAGCCATCGCCCGCAGCCTGCCCGACGCCTTGGACATGCTGGTCGTTTGCGTGGAGGCCGGCATGGGCCTGGATCAGGCCATCTACCGGGTGTGCCAGGAGCTGACGCAAAAGGATCCCATTCTCAGTTCCGAACTGCGTCTGCTCACGTTGGAGCTGCGGGCCGGCAAATCGCGGCGCGAGGCGCTGCGCAATCTTTCCACCCGGGTCGGCCTGGAGGACCTGGGCAGCCTTGTGGCTATGCTCATCCAGACCGACATGTTCGGCACCTCGATTGCCCAGACGCTTCGGGTCTATGCTGATTCCTTGCGGACCAAACGCTTTCAGTTGGCCGAAGAACTGGCGGCCAAGCTGCCGGTCAAGCTGCTTTTGCCGCTGATGCTGTTCATCTTTCCGACGCTGTTGATCGTTATCCTGGGACCGGCCGGCATCCGCATCGCCCAGATGCTCGGCTCCATGCACAAGTAG
- a CDS encoding type II secretion system F family protein produces MSDGLPKILSLALLLSLVYLFVAVVLAILRLTDKSGQEMARRIDQVTRGEGLGLEVGDIEKKHEMSGLRWLDVLLSRHAWSGRMEKILHQADIKAPLGIFVLLSLVFGVTGYLGSSLYVDNPLVRLGVGLALGCLPFKWVAMRKSKRMADFERQLPEALELVGRALRAGHTFTSGMGMVVSEFADPIRIEFQTTLEEINFGLGVTVALDNLMDRVDCPDLSFFVVSVKIQNESGGNLAEIISNISWLIRERFKLKGRIRVLSAEGRMAAWVLCLLPFGVSGVVKMVNPDYFNLLFIDPIGLIMSYLVIGLMTTGVLIIRKMVRIEV; encoded by the coding sequence ATGTCCGACGGTCTGCCGAAGATCCTCTCCCTGGCCCTGCTGCTTTCCCTGGTCTACCTGTTTGTTGCCGTGGTGCTGGCCATCCTGCGCCTGACCGACAAGTCCGGCCAGGAAATGGCCCGGCGCATCGACCAGGTGACGCGCGGCGAGGGGCTTGGCCTTGAGGTGGGGGACATCGAGAAGAAACACGAGATGAGCGGCCTGCGTTGGCTTGATGTGTTGCTCTCGCGCCATGCCTGGAGCGGGCGCATGGAAAAGATCCTGCATCAGGCCGACATCAAGGCCCCGCTTGGCATCTTCGTGTTGTTGTCCCTGGTCTTCGGCGTCACTGGGTATCTCGGCAGTTCGCTGTATGTCGACAACCCGTTGGTGCGTCTGGGCGTCGGGCTGGCCCTGGGCTGCCTGCCGTTTAAATGGGTGGCCATGCGCAAAAGCAAACGCATGGCCGATTTCGAGCGCCAGTTGCCCGAGGCCCTGGAACTGGTGGGCCGGGCGCTACGGGCCGGACACACCTTCACCAGCGGCATGGGCATGGTGGTCAGCGAATTCGCCGACCCCATCCGCATTGAATTTCAGACCACCTTGGAAGAAATCAATTTCGGCCTGGGCGTCACCGTGGCCCTGGACAACCTCATGGACCGTGTGGACTGCCCGGACCTGAGCTTTTTCGTGGTGTCGGTCAAAATCCAGAATGAATCCGGCGGCAATTTGGCGGAAATCATCAGCAACATCTCCTGGCTGATCCGCGAGCGGTTCAAACTCAAAGGCCGCATCCGGGTGCTTTCGGCCGAAGGGCGCATGGCCGCATGGGTGTTGTGCCTGCTGCCCTTTGGCGTGAGCGGCGTGGTGAAGATGGTGAATCCCGATTATTTCAATCTGCTGTTTATCGACCCCATTGGACTGATCATGAGCTACCTGGTCATCGGGCTTATGACCACGGGCGTCCTCATTATCCGCAAGATGGTCCGTATCGAGGTCTAG